One window of the Benincasa hispida cultivar B227 chromosome 3, ASM972705v1, whole genome shotgun sequence genome contains the following:
- the LOC120073197 gene encoding mRNA-capping enzyme produces MIVSMDLNASPVPEEDEETFERHEEVYSAPEEHIQTAVSIARREREERKRRLKRDRSLERPVHEYHQPARDQFYPSKNQKSDRNRLPPGWLDCPAFGQEICCLIPSKVPLGESFNDCITPGKRYSFKQVIHQQRVWGRKLGLVIDLTNSYRYYTTSDLNKEGIKYVKIPCKGRDSVPDNKSVNMFVYEVIQFLSRQKHSKKYILVHCTHGHNRTGYMIINYLVRALSISVTQALKMFSDARPPGIYKPDYVDALYAFYHERKPEAVVCPPTPEWKRSSELDLNGEAVPDDDDDGGPAAPLNENHDDGAQVMTNDDILGDEIPEDQERALKQFCYQMLKLNAGTRANLQFPGSHPVSLNRDNLQLLRQRYYYATWKADGTRYMMLITMDGCYLIDRGFKFRRVQMRFPYRNANDGQVEKIHHYTLLDGEMIIDTMPDSQKQERRYLIYDMMTINQVPVIERPFYERWKMLEKEVIEPRNYERQNIYQSRNPHYRYDLEPFRVRRKDFWLLSTVTKLLKEFIPRLSHDADGLIFQGWDDAYVPRTHEGLLKWKYPEMNSVDFLFELGEDDSQVLILFERGKRKTMEGNRVKFKDGDPSFYSGKIVECSWDSDEQVWVCMRIRTDKTTPNDFNTYKKVMRSIRDNITEEDLLKEIHEIIRLPMYADRIRNDSKAAQHTNSTRRR; encoded by the exons ATGATTGTTTCCATGGACTTAAATGCCTCGCCGGTGCCTGAAGAGGATGAAGAGACGTTCGAGAGGCATGAAGAGGTGTATAGTGCTCCAGAGGAACATATACAGACTGCTGTCAGTATAGCACGGCGT GAgcgagaagaaagaaaaaggcgGTTGAAAAGAGATCGCTCTCTCGAGAGACCGGTGCATGAATACCATCAACCTGCACGGGATCAGTTTTACCCTTCTAAAAACCAGAAATCTGATAGAAACAGACTTCCACCAG GTTGGTTGGATTGCCCTgcatttggtcaagaaatttgTTGCCTGATTCCTTCCAAGGTTCCTCTGGGCGAATCCTTCAATGATTGTATAACACCTGGTAAAAGATACTCATTTAAGCAAGTGATCCATCAGCAGAGAGTCTGGGGAAGAAAA CTTGGTTTGGTGATTGATTTGACAAATTCTTATCGTTATTATACAACATCAGATTTGAATAAAGAGGGTATCAAGTATGTCAAG ATTCCTTGCAAGGGGAGGGATTCTGTACCTGACAACAAGTCTGTCAATATGTTCGTTTATGAG gTCATTCAGTTCCTTTCTCGTCAGAAACACTCAAAGAAGTATATTCTTGTCCATTGTACACATGGCCATAATCGCACTGGATATATGATCATAAATTATCTTGTGCGTGCACTGTCCATTTCTGTTACCCAG GCTCTTAAAATGTTTTCTGATGCACGCCCTCCTGGAATTTACAAGCCAGACTACGTCGATGCATTATATGCCTTTTACCATGAAAGAAAACCTGAAGCTGTTGTTTGTCCACCCACGCCTGAGTGGAAGAGATCTTCAGAACTTGATCTTAATGGCGAAGCAGTTCCAGATGATGACGATGATGGAGGTCCTGCTGCTCCTTTGAAT GAAAATCATGATGATGGTGCTCAAGTGATGACAAATGATGATATTTTGGGTGATGAGATACCTGAGGACCAAGAACGTGCTTTGAAGCAATTTTGCTATCAAATGCTTAAATTGAATGCTGGA aCAAGAGCAAATTTGCAATTTCCAGGGTCGCATCCAGTGTCTCTTAACAG AGACAATCTTCAACTGCTAAGGCAACGCTATTATTATGCCACATGGAAAGCTGATGGAACAAGATATATGATGCTAATTACCATGGATGGATGCTACTTGATTGACAGGGGTTTTAAATTTCGAAGAGTCCAAATGAGATTTCCATACAGAAACGCAAATGAT GGCCAAGTTGAGAAGATTCACCACTATACACTACTTGATGGAGAAATGATAATTGATACTATGCCAGACTCGCAGAAGCAAGAGAGAAGATatcttatatatgatatgatgaCAATTAATCAAGTTCCAGTCATTGAg CGTCCTTTCTACGAACGGTGGAAGATGCTTGAGAAAGAAGTGATTGAACCTCGCAATTATGAGCGCCAGAATATTTACCAAAGCAGGAACCCTCATTATAGATATGACCTAGAGCCATTCAGG GTGAGGAGAAAAGATTTTTGGTTGCTCTCTACAGTTACCAAACTTTTGAAGGAGTTCATACCGAGGCTTTCACATGATGCCGATGGTCTAATATTTCAg ggGTGGGATGATGCTTATGTTCCTCGAACTCATGAGGGTCTTTTAAAGTGGAAATATCCAGAAATGAACTCAGTTGACTTCCTATTCGAG TTGGGTGAAGATGATTCTCAGGTTCTTATTTTGTTTGAACGAGGAAAGAGGAAGACCATGGAAGGAAATAGGGTTAAATTCAAAG ATGGCGATCCCTCCTTTTATTCAGGAAAGATTGTTGAGTGCTCTTGGGATTCTGACGAGCAAGTATGGGTGTGCATGCGCATCAGGACAGACAAAACAACGCCTAATGATTTCAATACTTATAAAAAG GTCATGCGGAGCATTAGAGACAATATCACAGAGGAGGATTTGTTGAAAGAGATTCATGAGATCATACGCTTGCCCATGTATGCAGATAGGATAAGGAATGATAGTAAAGCGGCCCAACATACGAATTCAACACGACGGAGGTGA
- the LOC120074745 gene encoding protein DEFECTIVE IN EXINE FORMATION 1 isoform X2 → MPGWPAFHQSTVHASPLLYDIDKDGVREIALATYNGEVLFFRVSGYIMTDKLEIPRRRVRKNWYVSLNPDPVDRSHPDVHDEKLVTEATKTKLISQTNGSVSEFNHTTETAINGSVTELNTSATIPTQILNTSDTVDNSTVNDSKVEQDIVLPTSMANNASMNATTGILDNKNGTGTSRRLLEVSDSKQSQDDGSRSKAGGSGDGHVATVENDEALEAEADSSFEIFRENDELADEYNYDYDDYVDESMWGDEEWTEDNHEKAEEYVDIDAHLLCTPVIADIDNDGVSEMVVAVSYFFDHEYYDNPEHKKELGDLDIGKYVAGAIVVFNLDTKQVKWTTELDLSTDSANFRAYIYSSPTVVDLDGDGNLDILVGTSFGLFYVLDHHGKVREKFPLEMADIQGAVVAADINDDGKIELVTADTHGNVAAWTAQGQEIWETNLKSLIPQGPSIGDVDGDGHTDVVVPTVSGNIYVLSGKDGSFIRPYPYRTHGRVMNQVLLVDLNKRDDKKKGLTLVTSSFDGYLYLIDGPTSCADVIDIGETSYSMVLADNVDGGDDLDLIVSTMNGNVFCFSTPAPHHPLKAWRSTNQGRNNIAVRHNREGVFVSQSSRTFRDEEGKNFWVEIEIVDRYRNPSGTQAPYNVTTTLMVPGNYQGERKIKQNQIFKEPGKHRIKLPTVSVRTTGTVLVEMVDKNGLYFSDEFSLTFHMYYYKLLKWLLVLPMLGMFGVLMIFRPQEPVPLPSFSRNTNL, encoded by the exons ATGCCAG GGTGGCCGGCTTTCCATCAGTCGACTGTGCACGCTAGTCCTCTTCTATATGATATAGACAAAGATGGTGTGAGGGAAATAGCTTTGGCCACATACAATGGAGAAGTACTCTTTTTCAG GGTGTCAGGATATATAATGACAGATAAGTTAGAGATACCACGTCGCCGTGTGCGCAAGAATTGGTATGTGAGTTTAAATCCAGATCCAGTGGACCGGTCTCATCCAGATGTTCATGATGAAAAACTCGTTACAGAAGCAACTAAAACGAAATTAATCTCTC AAACAAATGGAAGTGTTTCAGAGTTTAACCATACAACCGAGACCGCGATCAATGGAAGTGTGACTGAACTAAATACTTCGGCTACGATACCAACTCAAATATTGAATACTTCAGATACAGTGGATAATAGTACGGTGAATGACAGCAAGGTTGAACAGGATATTGTCCTGCCTACAAGCATGGCCAATAACGCTTCTATGAATGCTACAACTGGAATACTCGATAATAAGAATGGAACTGGGACGAGTAGACGGCTTTTGGAAGTTAGTGACTCCAAACAATCTCAAGACGATGGTTCTAGGTCCAAGGCAGGCGGTAGTGGAGATGGGCATGTTGCCACAGTTGAAAATGATGAAGCTTTGGAAGCAGAGGCTGATTCATCATTTGAGATATTCCGTGAAAATGATGAGCTGGCTGATGAGTATAATTATGACTATGATGACTATGTTGATGAATCCATGTGGGGAGATGAGGAGTGGACTGAAGATAATCATGAAAAAGCGGAGGAATATGTGGATATTGATGCACATTTGTTGTGCACTCCT GTTATAGCTGACATTGACAACGATGGGGTATCTGAAATGGTTGTAGCCGTTTCATACTTTTTTGATCATGA GTACTATGATAACCCAGAGCACAAGAAAGAATTGGGTGATCTTGATATTGGGAAATATGTAGCTGGGGCCATTGTTGTTTTCAATCTGGATACAAAGCAAGTGAAGTGGACGACTGAACTAGACTTGAGCACAGACTCTGCAAACTTTCGTGCATATATATATTCCTCCCCTACTGTCGTTGATTTGGATGGTGATGGGAATCTGGATATTCTTGTTGGCACATCCTTTGGCTTGTTCTATGTCTTGGACCATCATG GCAAGGTGAGAGAAAAATTTCCTCTTGAAATGGCTGATATTCAGGGAGCTGTTGTTGCAGCTGATATCAATGATGATGGGAAAATTGAACTTGTGACTGCTGATACGCATGGAAATGTTGCTGCCTGGACTGCTCAAGGTCAAGAAATTTGGGAGACGAATCTAAAGAGCCTTATCCCACAG GGTCCATCCATTGGCGATGTTGATGGGGATGGTCATACTGATGTGGTGGTACCGACGGTATCAGGAAATATATATGTTCTCAGTGGCAAGGATGGGTCATTTATTCGTCCTTACCCATATAGAACCCATGGAAGAGTGATGAATCAAGTTCTTCTTGTTGATCTGAACAAACGCGATGACAAAAAGAAGGGGCTTACTCTTGTCACATCATCGTTCGATGGGTATTTGTATCTCATTGATGGACCTACATCATGTGCCGATGTTATTGACATTGGCGAGACTTC ATATAGCATGGTTCTGGCTGACAATGTTGATGGTGGAGATGATCTTGATCTTATTGTCTCCACCATGAATGGAAATGTTTTCTGCTTTTCAACTCCTGCTCCCCATCATCCTCTCAAG GCATGGAGATCAACTAATCAAGGAAGAAACAACATTGCAGTCCGGCACAATCGTGAAGGTGTTTTTGTTTCACAATCATCTAGAACTTTCCGTGACGAGGAAGGCAAGAACTTCTGGGTGGAGATTGAGATTGTAGACCGCTACAGAAATCCATCAGGGACTCAAGCACCATATAACGTCACT ACAACCTTGATGGTTCCTGGCAATTACCAGGGAGAgaggaaaataaaacaaaaccaaaTCTTCAAAGAACCGGGCAAACATCGGATAAAACTTCCAACTGTCAGTGTTAGGACAACAGGCACTGTTTTGGTGGAGATGGTTGACAAGAATGGACTCTATTTTTCGGATGAGTTCTCCCTCACATTCCACATGTATTACTATAAGCTCCTGAAGTGGCTTCTCGTCCTCCCAATGCTCGGAATGTTTGGTGTGCTCATGATCTTTCGCCCACAAGAGCCCGTACCATTGCCATCATTTTCGCGGAACACTAACCTATGA
- the LOC120074745 gene encoding protein DEFECTIVE IN EXINE FORMATION 1 isoform X1: MKFSVISALLIGLILFSPLKCIHGEEAKKNKFREREATDDALGYPQIDEDALLNTQCPKNLELRWQTEVSSSIYATPLIGDINSDGKLEIVVPSFVHYLEVLEGSDGDKMPGWPAFHQSTVHASPLLYDIDKDGVREIALATYNGEVLFFRVSGYIMTDKLEIPRRRVRKNWYVSLNPDPVDRSHPDVHDEKLVTEATKTKLISQTNGSVSEFNHTTETAINGSVTELNTSATIPTQILNTSDTVDNSTVNDSKVEQDIVLPTSMANNASMNATTGILDNKNGTGTSRRLLEVSDSKQSQDDGSRSKAGGSGDGHVATVENDEALEAEADSSFEIFRENDELADEYNYDYDDYVDESMWGDEEWTEDNHEKAEEYVDIDAHLLCTPVIADIDNDGVSEMVVAVSYFFDHEYYDNPEHKKELGDLDIGKYVAGAIVVFNLDTKQVKWTTELDLSTDSANFRAYIYSSPTVVDLDGDGNLDILVGTSFGLFYVLDHHGKVREKFPLEMADIQGAVVAADINDDGKIELVTADTHGNVAAWTAQGQEIWETNLKSLIPQGPSIGDVDGDGHTDVVVPTVSGNIYVLSGKDGSFIRPYPYRTHGRVMNQVLLVDLNKRDDKKKGLTLVTSSFDGYLYLIDGPTSCADVIDIGETSYSMVLADNVDGGDDLDLIVSTMNGNVFCFSTPAPHHPLKAWRSTNQGRNNIAVRHNREGVFVSQSSRTFRDEEGKNFWVEIEIVDRYRNPSGTQAPYNVTTTLMVPGNYQGERKIKQNQIFKEPGKHRIKLPTVSVRTTGTVLVEMVDKNGLYFSDEFSLTFHMYYYKLLKWLLVLPMLGMFGVLMIFRPQEPVPLPSFSRNTNL, from the exons ATGAAATTCTCGGTGATTTCAGCTCTTTTGATTGGTTTAATTCTCTTTTCTCCGTTGAAATGCATTCACGGCGAGGAGgctaagaaaaacaaatttcGGGAACGAGAAGCCACCGATGATGCCCTTGGATATCCTCAGAT AGACGAGGATGCTTTGTTGAATACACAATGTCCAAAGAATTTGGAGCTAAGATGGCAAACGGAAGTGAGTTCTAGCATATATGCTACCCCCTTGATCGGTGATATTAACAG TGATGGGAAGCTTGAGATAGTGGTTCCATCTTTTGTTCACTACCTTGAAGTTCTAGAAGGTTCTGATGGAGACAAAATGCCAG GGTGGCCGGCTTTCCATCAGTCGACTGTGCACGCTAGTCCTCTTCTATATGATATAGACAAAGATGGTGTGAGGGAAATAGCTTTGGCCACATACAATGGAGAAGTACTCTTTTTCAG GGTGTCAGGATATATAATGACAGATAAGTTAGAGATACCACGTCGCCGTGTGCGCAAGAATTGGTATGTGAGTTTAAATCCAGATCCAGTGGACCGGTCTCATCCAGATGTTCATGATGAAAAACTCGTTACAGAAGCAACTAAAACGAAATTAATCTCTC AAACAAATGGAAGTGTTTCAGAGTTTAACCATACAACCGAGACCGCGATCAATGGAAGTGTGACTGAACTAAATACTTCGGCTACGATACCAACTCAAATATTGAATACTTCAGATACAGTGGATAATAGTACGGTGAATGACAGCAAGGTTGAACAGGATATTGTCCTGCCTACAAGCATGGCCAATAACGCTTCTATGAATGCTACAACTGGAATACTCGATAATAAGAATGGAACTGGGACGAGTAGACGGCTTTTGGAAGTTAGTGACTCCAAACAATCTCAAGACGATGGTTCTAGGTCCAAGGCAGGCGGTAGTGGAGATGGGCATGTTGCCACAGTTGAAAATGATGAAGCTTTGGAAGCAGAGGCTGATTCATCATTTGAGATATTCCGTGAAAATGATGAGCTGGCTGATGAGTATAATTATGACTATGATGACTATGTTGATGAATCCATGTGGGGAGATGAGGAGTGGACTGAAGATAATCATGAAAAAGCGGAGGAATATGTGGATATTGATGCACATTTGTTGTGCACTCCT GTTATAGCTGACATTGACAACGATGGGGTATCTGAAATGGTTGTAGCCGTTTCATACTTTTTTGATCATGA GTACTATGATAACCCAGAGCACAAGAAAGAATTGGGTGATCTTGATATTGGGAAATATGTAGCTGGGGCCATTGTTGTTTTCAATCTGGATACAAAGCAAGTGAAGTGGACGACTGAACTAGACTTGAGCACAGACTCTGCAAACTTTCGTGCATATATATATTCCTCCCCTACTGTCGTTGATTTGGATGGTGATGGGAATCTGGATATTCTTGTTGGCACATCCTTTGGCTTGTTCTATGTCTTGGACCATCATG GCAAGGTGAGAGAAAAATTTCCTCTTGAAATGGCTGATATTCAGGGAGCTGTTGTTGCAGCTGATATCAATGATGATGGGAAAATTGAACTTGTGACTGCTGATACGCATGGAAATGTTGCTGCCTGGACTGCTCAAGGTCAAGAAATTTGGGAGACGAATCTAAAGAGCCTTATCCCACAG GGTCCATCCATTGGCGATGTTGATGGGGATGGTCATACTGATGTGGTGGTACCGACGGTATCAGGAAATATATATGTTCTCAGTGGCAAGGATGGGTCATTTATTCGTCCTTACCCATATAGAACCCATGGAAGAGTGATGAATCAAGTTCTTCTTGTTGATCTGAACAAACGCGATGACAAAAAGAAGGGGCTTACTCTTGTCACATCATCGTTCGATGGGTATTTGTATCTCATTGATGGACCTACATCATGTGCCGATGTTATTGACATTGGCGAGACTTC ATATAGCATGGTTCTGGCTGACAATGTTGATGGTGGAGATGATCTTGATCTTATTGTCTCCACCATGAATGGAAATGTTTTCTGCTTTTCAACTCCTGCTCCCCATCATCCTCTCAAG GCATGGAGATCAACTAATCAAGGAAGAAACAACATTGCAGTCCGGCACAATCGTGAAGGTGTTTTTGTTTCACAATCATCTAGAACTTTCCGTGACGAGGAAGGCAAGAACTTCTGGGTGGAGATTGAGATTGTAGACCGCTACAGAAATCCATCAGGGACTCAAGCACCATATAACGTCACT ACAACCTTGATGGTTCCTGGCAATTACCAGGGAGAgaggaaaataaaacaaaaccaaaTCTTCAAAGAACCGGGCAAACATCGGATAAAACTTCCAACTGTCAGTGTTAGGACAACAGGCACTGTTTTGGTGGAGATGGTTGACAAGAATGGACTCTATTTTTCGGATGAGTTCTCCCTCACATTCCACATGTATTACTATAAGCTCCTGAAGTGGCTTCTCGTCCTCCCAATGCTCGGAATGTTTGGTGTGCTCATGATCTTTCGCCCACAAGAGCCCGTACCATTGCCATCATTTTCGCGGAACACTAACCTATGA
- the LOC120074745 gene encoding protein DEFECTIVE IN EXINE FORMATION 1 isoform X3 — protein sequence MEKYSFSGYIMTDKLEIPRRRVRKNWYVSLNPDPVDRSHPDVHDEKLVTEATKTKLISQTNGSVSEFNHTTETAINGSVTELNTSATIPTQILNTSDTVDNSTVNDSKVEQDIVLPTSMANNASMNATTGILDNKNGTGTSRRLLEVSDSKQSQDDGSRSKAGGSGDGHVATVENDEALEAEADSSFEIFRENDELADEYNYDYDDYVDESMWGDEEWTEDNHEKAEEYVDIDAHLLCTPVIADIDNDGVSEMVVAVSYFFDHEYYDNPEHKKELGDLDIGKYVAGAIVVFNLDTKQVKWTTELDLSTDSANFRAYIYSSPTVVDLDGDGNLDILVGTSFGLFYVLDHHGKVREKFPLEMADIQGAVVAADINDDGKIELVTADTHGNVAAWTAQGQEIWETNLKSLIPQGPSIGDVDGDGHTDVVVPTVSGNIYVLSGKDGSFIRPYPYRTHGRVMNQVLLVDLNKRDDKKKGLTLVTSSFDGYLYLIDGPTSCADVIDIGETSYSMVLADNVDGGDDLDLIVSTMNGNVFCFSTPAPHHPLKAWRSTNQGRNNIAVRHNREGVFVSQSSRTFRDEEGKNFWVEIEIVDRYRNPSGTQAPYNVTTTLMVPGNYQGERKIKQNQIFKEPGKHRIKLPTVSVRTTGTVLVEMVDKNGLYFSDEFSLTFHMYYYKLLKWLLVLPMLGMFGVLMIFRPQEPVPLPSFSRNTNL from the exons ATGGAGAAGTACTCTTTTTCAG GATATATAATGACAGATAAGTTAGAGATACCACGTCGCCGTGTGCGCAAGAATTGGTATGTGAGTTTAAATCCAGATCCAGTGGACCGGTCTCATCCAGATGTTCATGATGAAAAACTCGTTACAGAAGCAACTAAAACGAAATTAATCTCTC AAACAAATGGAAGTGTTTCAGAGTTTAACCATACAACCGAGACCGCGATCAATGGAAGTGTGACTGAACTAAATACTTCGGCTACGATACCAACTCAAATATTGAATACTTCAGATACAGTGGATAATAGTACGGTGAATGACAGCAAGGTTGAACAGGATATTGTCCTGCCTACAAGCATGGCCAATAACGCTTCTATGAATGCTACAACTGGAATACTCGATAATAAGAATGGAACTGGGACGAGTAGACGGCTTTTGGAAGTTAGTGACTCCAAACAATCTCAAGACGATGGTTCTAGGTCCAAGGCAGGCGGTAGTGGAGATGGGCATGTTGCCACAGTTGAAAATGATGAAGCTTTGGAAGCAGAGGCTGATTCATCATTTGAGATATTCCGTGAAAATGATGAGCTGGCTGATGAGTATAATTATGACTATGATGACTATGTTGATGAATCCATGTGGGGAGATGAGGAGTGGACTGAAGATAATCATGAAAAAGCGGAGGAATATGTGGATATTGATGCACATTTGTTGTGCACTCCT GTTATAGCTGACATTGACAACGATGGGGTATCTGAAATGGTTGTAGCCGTTTCATACTTTTTTGATCATGA GTACTATGATAACCCAGAGCACAAGAAAGAATTGGGTGATCTTGATATTGGGAAATATGTAGCTGGGGCCATTGTTGTTTTCAATCTGGATACAAAGCAAGTGAAGTGGACGACTGAACTAGACTTGAGCACAGACTCTGCAAACTTTCGTGCATATATATATTCCTCCCCTACTGTCGTTGATTTGGATGGTGATGGGAATCTGGATATTCTTGTTGGCACATCCTTTGGCTTGTTCTATGTCTTGGACCATCATG GCAAGGTGAGAGAAAAATTTCCTCTTGAAATGGCTGATATTCAGGGAGCTGTTGTTGCAGCTGATATCAATGATGATGGGAAAATTGAACTTGTGACTGCTGATACGCATGGAAATGTTGCTGCCTGGACTGCTCAAGGTCAAGAAATTTGGGAGACGAATCTAAAGAGCCTTATCCCACAG GGTCCATCCATTGGCGATGTTGATGGGGATGGTCATACTGATGTGGTGGTACCGACGGTATCAGGAAATATATATGTTCTCAGTGGCAAGGATGGGTCATTTATTCGTCCTTACCCATATAGAACCCATGGAAGAGTGATGAATCAAGTTCTTCTTGTTGATCTGAACAAACGCGATGACAAAAAGAAGGGGCTTACTCTTGTCACATCATCGTTCGATGGGTATTTGTATCTCATTGATGGACCTACATCATGTGCCGATGTTATTGACATTGGCGAGACTTC ATATAGCATGGTTCTGGCTGACAATGTTGATGGTGGAGATGATCTTGATCTTATTGTCTCCACCATGAATGGAAATGTTTTCTGCTTTTCAACTCCTGCTCCCCATCATCCTCTCAAG GCATGGAGATCAACTAATCAAGGAAGAAACAACATTGCAGTCCGGCACAATCGTGAAGGTGTTTTTGTTTCACAATCATCTAGAACTTTCCGTGACGAGGAAGGCAAGAACTTCTGGGTGGAGATTGAGATTGTAGACCGCTACAGAAATCCATCAGGGACTCAAGCACCATATAACGTCACT ACAACCTTGATGGTTCCTGGCAATTACCAGGGAGAgaggaaaataaaacaaaaccaaaTCTTCAAAGAACCGGGCAAACATCGGATAAAACTTCCAACTGTCAGTGTTAGGACAACAGGCACTGTTTTGGTGGAGATGGTTGACAAGAATGGACTCTATTTTTCGGATGAGTTCTCCCTCACATTCCACATGTATTACTATAAGCTCCTGAAGTGGCTTCTCGTCCTCCCAATGCTCGGAATGTTTGGTGTGCTCATGATCTTTCGCCCACAAGAGCCCGTACCATTGCCATCATTTTCGCGGAACACTAACCTATGA